A section of the Rummeliibacillus pycnus genome encodes:
- a CDS encoding AEC family transporter: MIIIVNVILPIFAIIAVGYIAGSSGMVPKSGAKTLNNFVFYIALPALLFKATAAAPIEQLVNWQFIAINLGGILASFILAVLISKWVFKKDISSASLYGMNTSYGTTGYMGIPLVIAAFGSEAALPAALATLIHNIPVISIVLLVCESALVINNNKQEKKLNILWQIIKPVVTSPLTISVIAGIIVAIAKIPLPTAVWTFSDLLANASGSTALFAIGLGLVGQMTLIKESEFNKIEIGVIVSLKLIFQPFITFILFMYVFDIEPLWAVVSLIMSALPVGAGVFVFAQKYEKMMNQTLMAILVSIFISVISLSIILMYVDL, translated from the coding sequence ATGATCATAATTGTTAATGTCATCTTACCTATTTTTGCAATAATTGCAGTCGGATATATTGCCGGATCATCTGGAATGGTACCTAAATCTGGAGCCAAAACCTTAAATAATTTTGTTTTCTATATTGCTTTACCTGCCTTATTATTCAAAGCTACTGCTGCTGCACCTATTGAACAATTGGTAAATTGGCAGTTTATAGCGATTAATTTAGGGGGAATATTAGCAAGTTTCATTCTCGCTGTTTTAATTTCTAAATGGGTTTTTAAAAAAGATATTTCATCTGCATCGCTTTATGGCATGAATACTTCTTATGGTACAACAGGTTATATGGGAATTCCTTTAGTTATTGCTGCTTTTGGAAGTGAAGCAGCACTCCCAGCAGCCTTAGCAACATTAATTCATAACATACCTGTTATCTCAATAGTATTATTGGTCTGTGAGTCAGCTTTAGTAATTAATAATAATAAACAAGAAAAAAAATTAAATATTTTATGGCAAATAATAAAACCTGTTGTTACAAGTCCATTAACAATATCAGTTATAGCAGGAATAATAGTGGCCATTGCTAAGATTCCCCTACCAACTGCAGTTTGGACTTTTTCAGATTTATTAGCAAATGCATCTGGTTCAACAGCCTTATTTGCCATCGGTTTAGGGTTAGTAGGTCAAATGACTTTAATCAAAGAAAGTGAATTTAATAAAATAGAAATTGGCGTCATAGTATCTTTAAAACTAATATTTCAACCATTTATTACTTTCATACTATTCATGTATGTTTTCGATATTGAACCACTATGGGCAGTAGTTTCCTTAATTATGTCAGCTTTGCCAGTTGGTGCAGGTGTGTTTGTATTTGCTCAAAAATACGAAAAAATGATGAATCAAACACTTATGGCTATTTTGGTATCTATT